A stretch of Peteryoungia algae DNA encodes these proteins:
- a CDS encoding (2Fe-2S)-binding protein — translation MLVCSCNYITDKDIQAVITEMLDDDCWQLIVPGKVYHAMSKRGRCCGCFPNVVDIIIRTTAEYHAARKTEETKVVNFMERLKQFHEEQKAALAERRQAMAAARRAAG, via the coding sequence ATGCTGGTCTGCAGCTGCAATTACATCACCGACAAGGACATACAGGCCGTCATCACCGAGATGCTCGATGATGATTGTTGGCAGCTGATCGTTCCTGGCAAGGTCTACCACGCCATGAGCAAGCGTGGCCGTTGTTGTGGATGTTTCCCAAATGTCGTCGATATCATCATTCGCACGACTGCGGAGTATCACGCCGCCCGCAAGACCGAAGAAACCAAGGTCGTCAATTTCATGGAGCGGCTCAAGCAATTCCACGAAGAGCAGAAGGCGGCATTGGCAGAGCGCCGCCAGGCCATGGCAGCTGCGCGCCGGGCTGCCGGCTGA
- the bfr gene encoding bacterioferritin, producing the protein MKGDPKVIERLNEALFLELGAVNQYWLHYRLLNDWGYTKLAKKERAESIEEMQHADKIIDRIIFLEGHPNLQQVAPLRIGQNVKEVLEADLAGEYDARTSYKASRDICHQAGDYVSMKIFEQLLIDEEGHIDFLETQLELLSKIGEEKYGQLNADSADSAE; encoded by the coding sequence ATGAAGGGTGATCCGAAGGTCATCGAACGGCTCAACGAAGCTCTGTTTCTCGAGCTTGGCGCCGTCAATCAGTACTGGCTGCACTACCGCCTGCTCAACGACTGGGGCTATACGAAGCTCGCCAAGAAAGAGCGTGCCGAATCGATCGAGGAAATGCAGCACGCCGACAAGATCATCGACCGGATCATCTTCCTGGAAGGCCACCCGAACCTGCAGCAGGTTGCTCCCCTCCGTATCGGCCAGAACGTCAAGGAAGTGCTGGAAGCCGATCTCGCCGGAGAATATGATGCCCGGACCTCCTACAAGGCCTCGCGCGACATCTGTCACCAGGCTGGCGATTACGTCTCGATGAAGATCTTCGAACAGCTCCTCATCGATGAAGAAGGTCACATTGATTTCCTGGAGACGCAGCTCGAGCTTCTTTCCAAGATCGGCGAAGAGAAATACGGCCAGCTCAACGCAGATTCGGCCGACTCCGCCGAATAA